A DNA window from Litorivicinus lipolyticus contains the following coding sequences:
- the fabD gene encoding ACP S-malonyltransferase — MSKLAFLFPGQGSQKPGMLLDIAGQHDLVQRTFVEASDALSDDLWAMLSHGDAEQMSLTANTQPLLLTAGVALWRIWQAEGGAAPAILAGHSLGEYTALAASGALAFEDAVRAVRFRGQAMQRAVPAGTGAMAAVIGLDDDAVIEVCIQAGAGDVLEAVNFNAPGQVVIAGHAGAVERALPLLKAAGAKRALALPVSAPFHCALMRPAADELAGFLGDITFSEPAMPIVQNVSVEPETDPVRIKAQVLAQTYSPVRWTQTVQFLVGQGVSSAIECGPGAVLAGLGKRIDKSISVQSIGDLAGLTQGLEA; from the coding sequence ATGTCAAAACTCGCATTCTTGTTTCCCGGTCAAGGCTCTCAAAAGCCGGGCATGCTGCTCGATATCGCAGGCCAGCATGATCTTGTTCAACGCACTTTTGTCGAAGCTTCCGACGCGCTCTCAGATGATCTGTGGGCGATGTTGAGTCATGGCGACGCCGAACAAATGTCGTTGACCGCCAACACACAGCCGCTGCTGTTGACCGCTGGGGTCGCCTTGTGGCGGATCTGGCAGGCCGAAGGCGGTGCGGCGCCCGCTATATTGGCCGGGCACTCGTTGGGTGAGTATACGGCGTTGGCCGCCAGCGGCGCACTCGCATTTGAGGATGCTGTGCGGGCTGTGCGGTTCCGTGGTCAGGCCATGCAGCGTGCGGTGCCGGCGGGTACTGGCGCAATGGCGGCGGTGATTGGGCTGGATGACGACGCGGTGATCGAGGTCTGCATTCAGGCTGGCGCCGGTGACGTGTTGGAGGCGGTTAATTTTAACGCCCCCGGCCAAGTCGTGATCGCCGGTCATGCCGGCGCGGTTGAGCGCGCCTTGCCATTGCTGAAAGCGGCCGGAGCTAAGCGCGCTCTGGCGTTGCCGGTATCGGCGCCGTTCCACTGTGCGCTGATGCGACCAGCAGCCGACGAGCTGGCAGGTTTTTTGGGTGATATTACCTTTTCCGAACCGGCCATGCCGATCGTACAAAACGTCAGTGTCGAGCCTGAAACCGACCCCGTGCGGATCAAGGCACAGGTCTTGGCCCAGACCTATTCGCCGGTACGCTGGACACAAACCGTTCAGTTTTTAGTCGGGCAGGGCGTAAGTTCAGCAATCGAGTGTGGGCCCGGTGCCGTGTTGGCGGGCTTGGGTAAACGAATTGATAAGTCGATCAGCGTCCAAAGCATTGGTGACCTGGCCGGACTGACACAAGGATTGGAAGCATGA
- the fabG gene encoding 3-oxoacyl-ACP reductase FabG yields the protein MSDARIALVTGASRGIGKAIAEKLMADGYTVCGTATTESGAAAIDGWINGLGLAMNVTDGASVEAALARITSELGPVAVLVNNAGITRDTLMLRMKDDDWSDVIQTNLTSVFSLSKAVLKGMTKARWGRIVNISSVVGSMGNAGQANYAAAKAGIEGFSRAMAREVGSRNITVNSVAPGFIATDMTDALGDEQKNTLASQIPLGRLGQPQDIANAVAYLVGESGAYVTGTTLHVNGGMLMN from the coding sequence ATGAGCGACGCACGCATCGCATTGGTTACCGGCGCAAGCCGTGGCATTGGTAAAGCCATTGCTGAAAAATTGATGGCCGACGGCTACACCGTTTGCGGCACCGCAACCACTGAATCGGGCGCGGCTGCGATCGACGGCTGGATTAACGGTTTGGGCTTGGCCATGAACGTGACCGACGGGGCCAGCGTTGAAGCAGCGTTGGCGCGCATCACCAGCGAACTGGGTCCGGTCGCGGTGTTGGTCAACAACGCCGGCATTACCCGTGACACCTTAATGTTGCGCATGAAAGACGACGATTGGTCTGACGTTATCCAGACCAACCTGACGTCGGTATTTTCGTTGAGCAAGGCTGTGCTCAAGGGTATGACCAAGGCGCGCTGGGGGCGGATCGTAAACATTTCGTCCGTGGTCGGGTCGATGGGCAATGCCGGTCAGGCCAACTATGCGGCGGCCAAGGCGGGCATCGAAGGTTTCAGCCGGGCGATGGCGCGCGAGGTCGGTTCACGCAATATTACGGTGAATTCCGTGGCGCCTGGATTCATCGCCACGGACATGACCGACGCCCTAGGCGACGAACAAAAGAACACATTGGCGTCACAGATTCCCCTTGGGCGTCTGGGTCAGCCGCAGGATATCGCCAACGCGGTTGCATATTTGGTCGGAGAATCAGGGGCTTACGTCACTGGCACGACCTTGCATGTCAACGGCGGGATGTTGATGAACTAA
- the acpP gene encoding acyl carrier protein, which yields MSTIEERVKKIVCEQLGVKDEEVNIESSFVQDLGADSLDTVELVMALEEEFETEIPDEKAETITTVQQAVDYINANS from the coding sequence ATGAGCACTATTGAAGAACGCGTCAAGAAAATCGTTTGTGAACAGCTTGGCGTCAAAGATGAAGAAGTCAACATCGAGTCATCTTTTGTGCAGGACCTGGGTGCAGACTCGCTGGACACGGTTGAGCTGGTAATGGCTTTGGAAGAGGAATTCGAAACTGAAATCCCTGACGAAAAAGCAGAAACCATCACTACAGTTCAGCAAGCGGTCGACTACATCAACGCCAACAGCTAA
- the fabF gene encoding beta-ketoacyl-ACP synthase II, whose translation MSKRRVVVTGMGMLSPLASSVEGTWARILKGESGIAPIQGFDATNYTTRFAGEVTDFSLEPYLTSKDARKMDLFIQYGMVAGHQAVENAGLDLETLDLTRAGVAIGSGIGGLGMIEKNHIELLEKGVRRVSPFFVPGSIINMISGNLAIRLGFQGPNIAITTACTTGTHNIGYAARTIAYGDADVMVAGGAEQACTPLGISGFNACKALSTRNDDPQGASRPWDTGRDGFVLGDGAGAMVLEEYEHAKARGANILAELVGFGMSDDAYHMTLPPETGAGAEAAMQGALRDAGIAGNQVDYVNAHGTSTPGGDVAEARGITRMLNGKDAAVSSTKSMIGHLLGAAGAVEAIFSVLAIRDQVAPPTINLTDPDPEVTLNLVPLTPQQHHIEYALSNSFGFGGTNGSLLFKRI comes from the coding sequence ATGTCAAAACGCAGAGTGGTCGTGACTGGGATGGGCATGTTGAGCCCATTGGCTTCAAGTGTTGAGGGTACATGGGCCCGCATCCTAAAAGGTGAGAGCGGCATAGCCCCGATCCAAGGCTTCGATGCTACCAACTACACCACGCGTTTTGCCGGTGAAGTCACTGACTTCTCTTTAGAGCCCTATTTGACCAGCAAAGACGCCCGTAAAATGGATTTGTTTATCCAGTACGGGATGGTCGCCGGTCACCAAGCGGTTGAAAACGCTGGCCTGGACTTGGAAACCCTCGACTTGACCCGTGCCGGCGTCGCGATTGGCTCCGGTATCGGCGGCTTGGGCATGATTGAAAAGAACCACATAGAGTTGTTGGAGAAGGGCGTGCGCCGCGTGTCACCGTTCTTTGTGCCCGGCTCGATTATCAACATGATCAGCGGCAACCTGGCGATCCGCTTGGGCTTTCAAGGCCCGAACATTGCGATCACCACGGCCTGTACCACGGGCACTCACAATATCGGCTATGCCGCGCGCACCATCGCCTATGGCGACGCAGACGTGATGGTCGCCGGTGGCGCCGAGCAAGCCTGTACGCCACTGGGGATCAGCGGTTTTAACGCCTGCAAAGCGCTGTCGACGCGCAACGACGACCCGCAAGGGGCTTCGCGTCCGTGGGATACCGGGCGTGATGGCTTTGTGCTGGGCGACGGTGCCGGCGCCATGGTGTTGGAAGAATACGAACACGCTAAAGCACGTGGTGCCAACATCCTGGCCGAATTGGTCGGCTTTGGTATGAGTGACGATGCGTATCACATGACCTTGCCGCCTGAAACCGGCGCCGGGGCTGAAGCTGCGATGCAGGGCGCTCTGCGTGATGCTGGAATCGCGGGTAATCAGGTCGATTACGTTAACGCCCACGGCACCTCGACGCCCGGCGGCGACGTTGCCGAAGCGCGTGGCATTACTCGCATGTTGAACGGCAAAGACGCTGCGGTCAGCTCGACCAAATCCATGATTGGTCACCTGCTCGGTGCTGCCGGTGCGGTCGAGGCCATCTTCAGTGTGTTGGCCATTCGCGATCAGGTCGCGCCGCCGACGATCAACCTGACCGATCCGGATCCGGAAGTGACCCTGAATTTGGTTCCGCTGACGCCTCAGCAGCATCACATCGAGTATGCCCTCAGCAACAGCTTTGGTTTTGGCGGGACTAACGGGTCGCTGCTGTTTAAACGCATTTAA
- the mltG gene encoding endolytic transglycosylase MltG, whose translation MRGKIVVVWAILMVLSLSSWFYNQIEGAKAWLDQPLTTEVERIAVARGTSLNALLDQWQGDGWVAPVPDLRLLRRLAPELVAIRAGTYDLNSADTPRTVLARLVAGETVVEFFTLVPGQHIWQLQSQLKNDPRLVQTLPDDLAEWDQSFAFDGWPEGQFLPDTYGFGPGDSDVDVLSRAHEAMSAVLETQWLSRAKDLPLTSAAQALVLASIIEKESGIQDEWRQIAGVFTLRLKKGMRLQTDPTVIYGLLPDFDGDIRRRDLRTPTRWNTYTIDGLPPTPIAMPSQDALRAAVDPLETGHLFFVADGSGGHRFSKTLAEHNANVDRYIRNRQ comes from the coding sequence ATGCGCGGCAAAATCGTCGTCGTTTGGGCGATTCTGATGGTGTTGTCGCTGTCGAGTTGGTTCTATAACCAAATCGAGGGCGCCAAGGCGTGGCTTGACCAGCCGCTGACAACCGAGGTTGAACGTATCGCGGTGGCGCGCGGTACCAGCCTGAATGCGTTGCTGGACCAGTGGCAAGGCGACGGCTGGGTCGCCCCGGTCCCGGACTTGCGTCTGTTGCGCCGTTTGGCCCCCGAGTTGGTTGCGATTCGCGCCGGCACCTATGATTTGAACAGCGCTGATACGCCGCGCACGGTGTTGGCACGGTTGGTCGCAGGCGAAACCGTGGTCGAGTTTTTTACCCTGGTGCCTGGGCAACATATTTGGCAGCTGCAGTCGCAACTTAAAAATGATCCTCGTTTAGTCCAGACCTTGCCGGACGATCTGGCGGAGTGGGATCAGTCGTTTGCTTTTGACGGCTGGCCGGAGGGCCAGTTCTTGCCGGATACTTATGGCTTTGGCCCGGGTGACTCGGACGTTGACGTGTTATCCCGCGCCCACGAAGCGATGTCGGCGGTACTCGAAACCCAATGGCTCAGCCGAGCCAAGGATTTGCCGCTGACCTCGGCGGCACAGGCCTTGGTGTTGGCCAGCATCATCGAAAAAGAGTCCGGCATTCAAGACGAGTGGCGCCAGATCGCCGGCGTATTTACCCTGCGCTTGAAAAAGGGCATGCGACTGCAGACCGACCCGACGGTGATCTACGGTTTACTGCCGGATTTTGACGGCGACATAAGGCGCCGCGATTTGCGCACGCCCACGCGCTGGAATACCTACACGATTGATGGTTTGCCGCCGACTCCGATTGCGATGCCATCCCAGGACGCCCTGCGCGCGGCGGTGGACCCGCTCGAGACCGGGCATCTATTTTTTGTCGCCGACGGCAGCGGTGGCCACCGCTTCTCGAAAACACTGGCCGAGCACAATGCCAACGTCGATCGTTATATCCGGAATCGGCAATGA
- the tmk gene encoding dTMP kinase — protein sequence MSQFFVLEGVEGAGKGTVLSGLIQRFSARGTDLVVSREPGGTPMAEEIRDVLLAKRNEVVAPDTELLLMFASRAQHLSERIKPALAAGQTVLLDRFTDASYAYQGVGRGLGADKVEQLERWVQGDLRPDCVLILDLDPQVGLARIQANARATDRLDGETLEFYQRVRQGYQARAASAPDCYRVINADDSPERVLDAAWTALGEFIE from the coding sequence ATGAGCCAGTTTTTCGTCCTTGAAGGGGTTGAAGGCGCCGGCAAAGGCACCGTGTTGAGCGGTCTGATCCAGCGCTTTTCGGCTCGTGGCACCGACCTGGTGGTATCGCGCGAGCCGGGCGGCACGCCGATGGCCGAGGAAATTCGTGACGTTTTGCTGGCCAAACGTAACGAAGTGGTGGCCCCGGATACCGAATTGCTGCTGATGTTTGCGTCCCGTGCCCAGCACCTGAGCGAACGTATTAAGCCGGCGCTGGCCGCAGGTCAAACGGTACTGTTGGATCGCTTCACCGATGCCTCGTACGCCTATCAGGGCGTCGGCCGCGGATTGGGCGCGGACAAGGTCGAGCAACTTGAACGCTGGGTCCAGGGCGACTTGCGGCCGGACTGTGTGTTGATTTTAGATTTGGACCCGCAGGTGGGATTAGCGCGTATTCAAGCCAATGCCCGCGCCACCGATCGGCTGGACGGCGAGACCTTGGAGTTCTATCAACGCGTGCGACAAGGTTATCAAGCGCGCGCCGCCAGTGCACCGGATTGCTATCGGGTGATCAACGCCGACGACAGCCCTGAACGGGTGTTGGACGCGGCCTGGACAGCGCTGGGGGAGTTCATCGAATGA
- a CDS encoding PilZ domain-containing protein, which yields MLSLSIRDKQVLYATYMPFINGGGLFIPTAKPFQMGQEVVILLALMNEPEKFPVTGKVIWITPAGAQGQKAAGIGVQFVEDEGGLRDRIETNLAGMLQSDTPTHTL from the coding sequence ATGCTCTCTCTATCCATTCGTGACAAACAGGTCCTCTACGCCACCTACATGCCGTTCATAAACGGCGGCGGGTTGTTTATACCGACCGCCAAGCCCTTTCAGATGGGCCAGGAAGTGGTCATTTTGTTGGCATTGATGAACGAGCCCGAGAAATTCCCCGTGACCGGTAAGGTGATCTGGATCACCCCCGCCGGCGCCCAAGGCCAGAAGGCGGCCGGCATTGGTGTTCAGTTTGTTGAAGATGAGGGTGGGTTGCGCGATCGCATTGAAACCAACCTGGCTGGAATGCTGCAAAGCGACACCCCAACGCACACCCTATGA
- a CDS encoding TatD family hydrolase, whose translation MIDSHCHLDRLELGERSLASALDEARAVGVDHFLCIGVSLDSAGGPLAVAEAHGDVSASVGVHPLYHSDRVPSVAELVALADHPQVVALGETGLDYFKNDNDPGVQQQAFIHHLQAASQLGLPTIVHTRAAVDDTLAIMREYADPQHVGVLHCFTESWDMAEAALDLGWYISISGIVTFGNADALREVARRVPAERLLIETDSPWLAPKPHRGLKNEPKYLPWVLECVAAQRGVRPGALDEQTSENFYRLFTRAAVR comes from the coding sequence ATGATCGATAGCCATTGCCACTTGGATCGCCTGGAATTGGGCGAGCGCTCGTTAGCGTCGGCGCTGGATGAGGCGCGCGCGGTCGGCGTCGACCATTTTTTGTGTATTGGCGTTAGCCTCGACAGTGCCGGCGGGCCGTTGGCGGTCGCCGAGGCGCATGGCGACGTTAGCGCGTCAGTTGGTGTGCACCCGCTCTACCACAGTGACCGTGTGCCGAGTGTGGCTGAGTTGGTCGCATTGGCCGATCACCCGCAGGTCGTTGCGCTCGGTGAAACCGGGCTCGATTATTTTAAGAACGATAACGATCCAGGCGTTCAGCAACAGGCCTTTATCCACCACTTGCAGGCAGCCTCGCAGTTGGGGTTGCCGACGATTGTGCACACCCGGGCTGCGGTCGATGACACCCTGGCGATCATGCGTGAATACGCCGATCCCCAGCATGTCGGTGTGCTGCATTGTTTCACCGAGTCGTGGGACATGGCCGAGGCCGCGCTGGACTTGGGCTGGTATATCTCGATTTCGGGCATTGTCACCTTTGGCAATGCCGACGCGTTGCGCGAGGTTGCCCGTCGAGTGCCGGCCGAGCGCTTGCTGATCGAAACCGACAGCCCGTGGTTGGCGCCGAAACCTCACCGCGGCCTTAAAAACGAGCCCAAGTACCTGCCCTGGGTGCTTGAATGCGTGGCGGCACAACGCGGCGTTCGCCCCGGCGCGTTGGATGAGCAGACCAGTGAAAACTTCTACCGTCTGTTCACGCGTGCAGCCGTGCGCTGA
- the rluF gene encoding 23S rRNA pseudouridine(2604) synthase RluF, whose amino-acid sequence MLKRLNKYISEAGLCSRREADRFVEQGNVYINGKRAGVGDQVGPGDVVRVNGQEIEAPESDDFVFIALNKPVGIESTTESTQRDNIVDFVNHGVRIFPIGRLDKDSQGLIFLTNNGDLVNKVLRAGNQHEKEYLVTVNKPVNDAFVEGLAGGVPILGTMTKKCPVEKVASHTVKMTLVQGLNRQIRRMCEYFGYEVVKLERSRIMHVDLKGLPVGEWRDLTPKEMAQLMKSVEDSTSEAKPGRKKTGAGRSSNRTAVARSKKPAATDSSRSQKGGRAKGTGADSPRSSKAGRDRNAPASRGRGPSTNKRGATPTSRAPKKRR is encoded by the coding sequence ATGCTCAAACGCCTAAATAAATACATCAGTGAAGCCGGCTTGTGCTCGCGCCGCGAAGCCGACCGTTTCGTTGAACAAGGCAATGTCTATATCAACGGCAAGCGTGCTGGGGTTGGGGATCAAGTGGGTCCCGGTGACGTCGTTCGCGTCAATGGCCAGGAAATCGAAGCCCCCGAATCCGACGATTTTGTGTTTATTGCGTTGAACAAACCGGTCGGTATCGAGAGCACCACGGAATCGACCCAGCGCGACAACATTGTCGACTTTGTTAATCATGGGGTGCGCATTTTTCCGATCGGCCGGTTGGACAAAGACTCCCAGGGGCTGATCTTTCTGACCAATAACGGCGACCTGGTCAACAAAGTACTGCGGGCCGGTAACCAGCACGAAAAAGAGTACCTGGTGACGGTCAACAAGCCGGTCAACGACGCCTTTGTCGAGGGCCTGGCCGGGGGGGTGCCGATTTTAGGCACCATGACCAAAAAGTGTCCGGTCGAAAAAGTCGCCAGCCACACGGTCAAGATGACCCTGGTTCAGGGCCTGAATCGTCAAATTCGCCGGATGTGCGAATACTTTGGCTACGAAGTGGTCAAGCTGGAGCGTTCGCGCATCATGCACGTGGACTTGAAAGGGTTGCCGGTCGGCGAGTGGCGTGATCTGACGCCCAAGGAAATGGCGCAACTGATGAAGTCGGTCGAGGACTCGACGTCCGAAGCCAAGCCGGGCCGGAAAAAAACCGGCGCTGGACGCTCGTCAAATCGCACGGCGGTGGCGCGCTCTAAAAAGCCCGCGGCAACTGATTCATCGCGCAGCCAAAAAGGTGGCCGTGCCAAGGGCACTGGCGCTGACTCGCCGCGATCCAGCAAAGCGGGCCGTGACCGAAATGCGCCAGCCAGTCGCGGCCGTGGACCCAGCACCAACAAACGCGGTGCCACGCCCACCAGCCGTGCGCCTAAAAAGCGCCGCTAG
- the ppiC gene encoding peptidylprolyl isomerase PpiC: protein MATASAVHILVKTENEAQSLLDQINSGKDFGELAKRHSTCPSGKRGGDLGEFRQGDMVKPFDQVVFNEELLKVHGPVKTQFGYHLIKTLYRS from the coding sequence ATCGCTACCGCATCCGCAGTTCACATTCTGGTGAAAACTGAAAACGAAGCACAGTCACTGCTTGATCAAATTAACAGCGGCAAGGACTTTGGCGAGTTAGCCAAGCGCCACTCGACCTGCCCGTCCGGCAAACGCGGCGGTGACCTCGGCGAATTCCGCCAAGGCGACATGGTCAAGCCCTTTGACCAGGTCGTGTTTAACGAGGAGTTGTTGAAAGTCCACGGACCGGTCAAAACCCAGTTCGGCTATCACCTGATCAAGACGCTGTACCGCAGCTAA
- a CDS encoding YiiX/YebB-like N1pC/P60 family cysteine hydrolase — MLKTLSTLISHWLLARRYDPLYTGSNLHAIRYELRPGDLVLVEGQTRVARIIQRLTLSSWSHVMLYLGRVHDVEDRHIRHRVQSFCNASPEDMLILESEMGRGTVVQTLDHYSDYHLRILRPKNIRYQDVQTVIAFCVDRLGKEYNLRQIVDLMRYLLPWKVLPRRWGSSLFRYQPNSPTTVCSTLLAEAYAAVDFPVLPLIKDDSDGQYRLFQRNPMFVYPATFDKSPYFDVIKTAHVDHGPVRGAYKLMPWRGHLQLDEPEQDYYIQDHDHDDKA, encoded by the coding sequence TTGCTCAAGACGCTGTCGACCCTGATTAGCCACTGGCTGCTAGCACGCCGCTATGACCCGCTATACACCGGCTCGAATTTACATGCCATACGTTACGAGTTACGCCCCGGCGATCTAGTCTTGGTCGAGGGCCAAACCCGCGTTGCTCGTATTATCCAGCGCCTGACCTTGTCGTCGTGGTCACACGTGATGCTGTATCTGGGGCGCGTGCACGACGTCGAGGACCGCCACATCCGTCACCGCGTGCAAAGCTTTTGCAATGCATCACCCGAGGATATGTTGATTCTGGAAAGTGAAATGGGCCGCGGCACCGTGGTGCAAACGCTGGATCACTACTCGGACTACCACCTGCGCATCCTGCGGCCGAAAAACATCCGCTACCAAGACGTTCAAACCGTGATCGCCTTTTGCGTCGACCGCTTGGGCAAAGAGTACAACCTGCGCCAAATCGTTGACCTGATGCGTTACCTACTGCCGTGGAAAGTATTGCCCCGGCGATGGGGGTCCAGCCTATTTCGTTACCAGCCCAACAGCCCTACCACGGTCTGTTCGACGCTTTTGGCCGAGGCCTACGCAGCCGTCGATTTCCCAGTGCTGCCACTGATCAAAGATGACAGCGACGGCCAATACCGCTTGTTCCAGCGCAACCCCATGTTCGTGTACCCCGCGACCTTCGATAAATCGCCCTACTTTGACGTCATCAAAACCGCGCACGTCGACCACGGGCCGGTCCGAGGTGCGTACAAGTTGATGCCCTGGCGCGGGCACCTGCAATTGGACGAGCCGGAACAGGATTACTACATCCAAGATCACGATCACGACGACAAAGCCTAA
- a CDS encoding TetR/AcrR family transcriptional regulator: MDRTDRKKREFMRRELEILNTTEALLSGVDAESVTVERIAQDVGIGKGTIYKHFKTKHEIVARLIEISLDARMAVLSPTDRTPMDRLNDYIALRLGQPHQFQLIERWSEGLVRHRQAESLELIQRMLDRERLKLAQLLDQAGCTGQSRSAHSMAGWLLASVQGILAVGPERLHPERPDAMNTVITQVLVDLSQAARAPRKVTVL, from the coding sequence GTGGACCGAACCGATCGCAAAAAACGCGAATTTATGCGCCGTGAACTTGAAATACTCAACACCACCGAAGCGTTGCTGTCCGGTGTCGACGCCGAGTCGGTAACGGTCGAGCGCATTGCTCAGGATGTCGGTATCGGCAAGGGCACGATTTACAAACACTTCAAAACCAAACATGAAATTGTTGCGCGCCTGATCGAAATCTCGCTGGACGCGCGCATGGCGGTGCTGTCGCCGACCGATCGCACACCGATGGATCGGCTTAACGACTACATTGCGTTGCGCTTGGGCCAACCCCACCAGTTTCAGTTGATCGAGCGCTGGAGCGAGGGTTTGGTCCGTCACCGTCAGGCTGAATCTTTGGAGCTGATCCAACGCATGCTGGATCGCGAGCGCCTGAAGCTGGCCCAGCTGCTGGACCAAGCCGGTTGTACCGGACAATCGCGTTCGGCGCACAGCATGGCGGGTTGGCTGCTGGCCAGCGTTCAGGGAATTTTGGCGGTCGGCCCGGAGCGCTTGCATCCGGAGCGTCCCGACGCCATGAATACCGTTATCACACAGGTCCTGGTGGACCTCTCTCAAGCGGCGCGTGCGCCCCGTAAGGTTACCGTACTATGA